A genomic region of Desulfomonilaceae bacterium contains the following coding sequences:
- a CDS encoding AMP-binding protein: protein MNLSQMVDRAASDLPDHTALVFEDQKISYSELLKGINRLSNALVKAGVQSGDRVVTLMGNRPEFVMSYFAVMRVGAICVTLNPLSTAYELSHYLSDCRPAVIISGPDQSAKIVKAKEHADYLKMIISLDPQEGEVGFAQIQRDFPDKFDAVDLDENAPAVIIFTAGLLGRALGATLSHRNLDSNSNLLRDVAKRGPETHGLALIPLFHAFGASTNLLGTIKAGGTVYLVEKVDFPRLIPWLKEAQISYSGLVPMVYYGLIYHPSCKDLDLSSFQIAISGGAPLSMEIHEKFCEKYRIPLYHGYGLTEASPVVSWNNMNFPNKPKTVGLPVPDVTIQIHDDNGNPLPTGIEGEVVVQGPNVMLGYFGRPNETKTVIRNGWLYTGDIGFLDEDGYLTLTGLKKDLIITSGFNVYCQEVEEILIRHPSVADVALVGVPDLMRGQVIEAIVVPESGVKADEREIMRFCKEYLSRYKCPRKVAFVQEITRDSHGRASGWK from the coding sequence ATGAATCTGAGTCAGATGGTGGACAGAGCCGCAAGTGATTTGCCCGATCACACTGCGTTGGTATTTGAGGATCAGAAGATTTCTTATTCTGAACTCCTAAAGGGGATCAACAGATTATCCAATGCTTTGGTAAAAGCTGGAGTACAGAGTGGCGATCGAGTTGTTACGCTCATGGGTAACCGGCCCGAATTTGTGATGTCCTATTTTGCAGTCATGCGAGTCGGCGCCATATGCGTCACCTTAAATCCCCTGTCCACGGCCTACGAGTTAAGCCATTATTTGAGCGATTGCAGACCCGCTGTTATTATCAGCGGGCCTGACCAATCAGCCAAAATCGTCAAGGCAAAGGAACACGCCGATTATTTGAAAATGATCATTTCCCTTGACCCTCAAGAGGGTGAAGTCGGATTTGCTCAAATTCAGCGGGATTTTCCTGATAAATTTGATGCTGTTGATTTAGACGAGAACGCCCCGGCCGTAATCATATTCACAGCCGGCTTATTAGGGAGGGCTTTAGGGGCGACGTTGAGTCACAGGAATCTAGATAGTAATTCCAATTTGTTACGTGATGTCGCTAAAAGGGGTCCGGAAACCCATGGGCTAGCTTTAATTCCGCTTTTTCACGCGTTTGGAGCTTCAACAAATTTATTGGGAACGATCAAGGCAGGTGGAACCGTATATTTAGTAGAAAAAGTAGATTTCCCTCGATTGATCCCCTGGCTCAAAGAAGCCCAAATTAGCTACTCCGGTCTCGTGCCGATGGTCTACTACGGGCTCATCTATCACCCATCATGCAAAGATCTGGATCTTTCAAGTTTCCAAATAGCCATTAGCGGAGGAGCGCCCCTGTCGATGGAAATCCATGAAAAATTCTGCGAGAAATACAGGATTCCATTATATCACGGCTATGGTTTGACTGAAGCGTCTCCTGTAGTGTCATGGAACAACATGAATTTTCCTAATAAGCCCAAAACCGTGGGTCTACCTGTGCCTGATGTCACGATACAAATCCATGACGATAACGGGAATCCACTGCCCACAGGAATTGAAGGGGAGGTTGTGGTTCAGGGTCCCAACGTGATGCTTGGATATTTTGGCAGACCTAACGAGACCAAAACAGTAATACGGAATGGATGGCTCTACACAGGAGACATTGGCTTTCTTGATGAAGACGGATATCTGACTTTGACCGGGCTAAAGAAGGACCTCATTATAACCTCAGGATTCAACGTATATTGCCAGGAAGTTGAAGAAATCTTGATCAGACACCCCAGTGTGGCTGACGTCGCATTAGTAGGGGTTCCAGATCTGATGCGCGGTCAAGTCATAGAAGCGATTGTGGTTCCAGAGAGTGGGGTCAAGGCGGATGAACGTGAGATTATGAGGTTTTGCAAGGAGTATCTTTCACGATACAAATGCCCAAGGAAGGTAGCGTTTGTTCAAGAAATTACCAGGGATTCTCACGGTAGGGCGTCCGGTTGGAAATGA
- a CDS encoding pyridoxamine 5'-phosphate oxidase family protein, which produces MNLQDGGSGGVVAQSYGSDLSGFGSESNKGSWNLRSISIDAGLTQESSDSVQFDKEGRLKSLSELINALSELFSQQKLAVLATQGESGPYGNLVAFLASLDLRSLIFATPKATRKFSNMIECPMVAFVIDNRSNSLDDFFQAVVVTAIGRASELKSHDRESFLELYERKHPNLRDFASDPGCALMKIDVEKYTCVFRFQNVLELYWQGRELTA; this is translated from the coding sequence ATGAATCTTCAAGATGGAGGATCGGGAGGAGTTGTGGCGCAATCTTACGGTAGTGATTTGAGTGGATTCGGATCAGAATCAAATAAGGGATCATGGAACCTGCGTTCGATATCGATAGACGCTGGTCTGACACAGGAAAGCAGCGATAGTGTCCAATTTGACAAAGAAGGACGTCTGAAATCGTTATCTGAACTGATCAACGCTTTGTCAGAGCTATTTTCTCAACAAAAACTTGCGGTGCTTGCTACACAAGGGGAAAGTGGTCCATACGGTAATCTGGTGGCTTTTCTGGCCAGCCTGGATTTAAGGAGTCTGATTTTTGCAACTCCAAAAGCCACAAGAAAATTTAGTAATATGATCGAGTGTCCTATGGTAGCTTTTGTTATTGATAACCGATCAAACAGTCTGGATGATTTTTTTCAAGCCGTGGTGGTAACGGCGATAGGCAGGGCGAGTGAATTGAAATCACACGATAGGGAATCGTTTCTGGAATTATATGAGCGGAAACATCCTAATCTTCGAGATTTCGCTTCTGACCCAGGTTGCGCCCTTATGAAAATAGACGTTGAAAAATACACCTGTGTGTTCAGGTTTCAAAACGTGTTGGAATTATACTGGCAAGGACGGGAACTAACCGCATAA
- the phoU gene encoding phosphate signaling complex protein PhoU — protein sequence MVRATRIRLQRKNEMLKNKLISLATTVEESVKLAVKSIRDRDARLATGIIDGDREIDKVEIEIEEDCLEILALHQPVAMDLRFIAGVFKIINQLERIGDLAVNIAETAVLLASEPSLQIPLDYYFMAERTENMLKKALDAFVNMDDALAAEVLTDDDEVDMMKHKLHRNFEERLAAELDRRHALTHLFLVSRHLERISDHSTNIAEDVIYMATGEIVRHGHSSTK from the coding sequence ATGGTTCGCGCCACTAGGATAAGACTGCAACGAAAAAATGAGATGCTTAAAAACAAGCTGATTTCTCTTGCCACAACAGTTGAAGAAAGCGTCAAGCTGGCTGTAAAAAGTATTCGAGATAGAGACGCAAGGTTGGCTACAGGTATCATTGACGGGGATAGGGAAATTGACAAAGTCGAGATAGAGATAGAAGAAGACTGCCTCGAAATCCTCGCTCTACATCAACCAGTAGCCATGGATTTGCGATTCATAGCCGGGGTCTTCAAAATAATTAATCAGCTCGAACGTATTGGCGACCTTGCCGTTAACATCGCTGAAACAGCCGTGTTACTGGCTTCAGAACCATCGCTTCAAATTCCTCTTGATTATTATTTCATGGCCGAGAGAACTGAAAATATGCTCAAGAAAGCCCTGGACGCTTTTGTGAATATGGATGACGCATTAGCCGCTGAGGTTTTAACGGATGATGATGAAGTGGACATGATGAAACATAAATTACACAGGAATTTTGAAGAAAGACTGGCTGCTGAACTTGACCGACGCCATGCTCTCACACACCTGTTTCTTGTTTCAAGACATCTGGAGAGGATTTCTGATCATTCCACCAATATCGCGGAGGATGTCATTTATATGGCTACCGGGGAAATAGTTCGCCATGGACATTCTTCCACTAAATAG
- a CDS encoding acyl-CoA carboxylase subunit beta, translating into MQKPSNQSIDATNSPALNDSIETKDTDWPIHDNLAKLQRMRDEARGGGGQKRITEQHARGKLTARERVDLLLDEGSFEEFDVLKAGRGGHLGGEKEHLSDGVITGHGTIDGREVFIFSQDFTVIGGSLGEAHSEKISKVMDHAVRVGAPFIGLNDSGGARIQEGVDSLAAYGQIFNRNVMASGVIPQISCIMGPCAGGAVYSPAMTDFTFMVEHSSYMFVTGPNVVKTIIHQDISFDDLGGAGVHSSKSGVAHFVLPNDILCIREVRRLINYLPSNNMQKPPFLDLRDPNDRKDPALDYLVPVSPNQPYDMKVLINSVLDGAEFFEVQSHFAKNLIVGFGRLGGQTIGLIANQPAVLAGVLDSNASAKGARFVRFCDAFNIPLICFVDVPGFMPGPEQEHGGIIRHGAKLLYAFIEATVPRITVVVRKAYGGAYIVMNSKHIGADLNYAWPTAEIAVMGPRGAAEVIYRKEIQASSHPSAALVEKEAFYRKTFANPFLAAKRGYIDDVIFPRDTRGRLIRSLQFLEGKHGDRPKRKHGNIPL; encoded by the coding sequence ATGCAAAAGCCGTCCAATCAATCAATTGACGCGACCAACTCGCCAGCTTTAAACGATTCAATTGAGACGAAAGATACTGATTGGCCGATTCACGATAACCTCGCAAAATTGCAGAGGATGAGGGATGAAGCGAGGGGTGGAGGCGGGCAAAAACGTATAACGGAGCAACACGCCCGCGGGAAACTAACCGCAAGGGAAAGAGTTGATTTACTCCTCGACGAAGGATCATTCGAAGAATTCGACGTCCTCAAGGCTGGAAGAGGAGGCCATCTCGGAGGAGAAAAAGAACATCTCAGTGATGGTGTAATCACGGGGCACGGTACCATCGACGGAAGAGAAGTCTTCATCTTCAGTCAGGATTTCACCGTGATCGGAGGCTCATTAGGAGAAGCCCATTCTGAAAAGATAAGCAAAGTTATGGACCATGCGGTTAGAGTTGGGGCTCCATTCATTGGGCTGAACGATTCCGGAGGAGCCCGTATCCAGGAAGGCGTGGATTCTCTGGCGGCATATGGCCAGATCTTTAATCGAAACGTGATGGCAAGTGGAGTGATTCCCCAGATATCTTGCATTATGGGTCCATGCGCTGGTGGGGCTGTTTATAGCCCGGCAATGACCGATTTTACTTTCATGGTTGAACATTCGTCTTACATGTTCGTTACTGGGCCTAATGTTGTTAAGACGATAATACATCAGGATATTTCGTTTGACGATTTGGGAGGCGCCGGTGTTCATTCGTCCAAAAGTGGAGTAGCTCATTTCGTTTTACCAAACGACATCTTGTGCATCAGGGAAGTCCGCAGACTAATTAATTACTTACCATCCAACAACATGCAAAAACCCCCTTTTCTAGATCTCCGGGATCCAAACGACAGAAAAGACCCTGCGCTCGATTATCTGGTTCCGGTGAGCCCTAATCAGCCTTATGACATGAAAGTTCTAATTAACAGCGTCCTGGACGGGGCCGAGTTTTTCGAAGTCCAATCTCACTTCGCAAAAAATCTGATCGTGGGATTCGGACGACTTGGTGGACAAACCATAGGGCTCATTGCTAACCAACCGGCTGTTTTGGCTGGAGTTCTTGATAGTAACGCTTCGGCGAAGGGAGCCCGTTTTGTTAGATTCTGTGACGCCTTCAACATTCCACTCATTTGTTTCGTCGATGTTCCTGGTTTTATGCCTGGTCCCGAGCAGGAACATGGGGGAATCATACGACACGGGGCAAAACTCCTGTATGCCTTTATTGAGGCTACGGTACCTAGAATTACTGTGGTTGTAAGAAAGGCTTACGGCGGCGCTTATATTGTCATGAACTCAAAGCACATAGGAGCGGATTTAAATTATGCGTGGCCCACCGCCGAGATAGCGGTTATGGGCCCTAGAGGAGCGGCTGAAGTCATTTACCGAAAAGAAATTCAGGCTTCATCTCATCCGTCGGCGGCTTTGGTCGAAAAGGAAGCTTTCTACAGAAAAACTTTTGCAAACCCGTTCCTCGCCGCAAAACGAGGCTACATCGACGATGTGATTTTCCCCAGGGACACCAGGGGACGACTGATTAGAAGCCTGCAATTCCTGGAAGGTAAGCACGGTGACAGGCCAAAACGTAAACATGGCAACATTCCTCTTTGA
- a CDS encoding SCP2 sterol-binding domain-containing protein → MALTTVNEVFEKMPQVFNATAASGLDMVFQFHITGDQAGDWNVVIKDQTCQVASGIHSSPSVTLTMEGSDWLDMCNGKLNGVTAFMTGKLRAAGDIMAAQRIPTLFPL, encoded by the coding sequence ATGGCCCTTACAACAGTAAATGAAGTCTTTGAAAAAATGCCGCAGGTATTTAATGCCACGGCAGCGTCAGGTCTGGACATGGTGTTTCAGTTTCACATAACAGGTGATCAGGCCGGTGATTGGAATGTAGTAATAAAAGACCAAACATGCCAAGTCGCTAGTGGAATTCATTCAAGTCCGTCAGTGACTTTGACCATGGAAGGTTCAGACTGGTTGGACATGTGCAATGGCAAATTAAACGGAGTAACTGCCTTTATGACGGGCAAATTGAGAGCTGCCGGCGACATAATGGCTGCCCAAAGAATTCCTACTCTTTTCCCTCTGTAA
- a CDS encoding orotidine 5'-phosphate decarboxylase / HUMPS family protein has protein sequence MKKFAVIASLDLETSNAVINVSSKVARIVDGIKIGVPTLLESGTEILLRVRDILGDKPLLVDLKIADIGFRSSTSWNGTNAKILARLNQSGATHVTVHGFPGPSSVAEAVHVGDDYGIRVLLLPMMSHAGADTFFSRPLDISRFRSDCASCGIELDCDDVGEFRDITEGILRLGEAIGVAGYIGPATRPDDLKRYRSITEKPIWCPGFGRQDRLGRSLARQLEDWASVVGPHSAAIVGSSIYGARDPEAAAQQIIELRDSILLEFNSSSEDSSDFASVARSFTF, from the coding sequence ATGAAAAAGTTTGCCGTAATCGCTTCGCTGGATCTGGAAACCTCAAACGCTGTCATTAATGTTTCTTCAAAGGTCGCAAGAATAGTTGATGGAATCAAAATAGGCGTTCCGACTTTGCTGGAATCCGGGACAGAGATTCTCCTGAGAGTTCGTGATATCCTTGGTGACAAACCTTTACTGGTGGATCTGAAAATTGCGGACATAGGTTTTAGGTCATCAACTTCCTGGAATGGTACCAACGCTAAGATTCTTGCAAGATTGAACCAGTCTGGCGCCACCCATGTTACGGTTCATGGGTTTCCTGGGCCTTCATCAGTCGCGGAAGCGGTACATGTCGGCGATGATTACGGAATAAGGGTCTTGTTATTGCCTATGATGAGTCATGCGGGGGCTGATACTTTTTTTTCAAGGCCCCTGGACATATCACGGTTTCGCTCAGACTGCGCTTCTTGTGGAATAGAATTAGATTGCGATGACGTTGGTGAGTTTAGAGACATTACTGAGGGAATATTACGTCTTGGTGAGGCCATAGGTGTTGCTGGTTATATAGGACCCGCGACAAGGCCCGATGATCTGAAGCGTTACCGTTCTATTACGGAAAAACCAATCTGGTGTCCCGGTTTTGGGAGACAGGATCGTTTAGGAAGGTCTCTTGCCAGGCAGTTGGAAGACTGGGCGTCTGTTGTTGGCCCTCATTCCGCCGCAATAGTTGGGTCTTCGATATATGGCGCTCGGGACCCGGAAGCAGCGGCCCAACAAATAATAGAACTAAGAGATTCCATTCTCTTGGAATTCAATTCTTCATCCGAAGATTCTAGCGACTTTGCAAGCGTTGCTCGGAGTTTTACGTTCTAG
- the cobU gene encoding bifunctional adenosylcobinamide kinase/adenosylcobinamide-phosphate guanylyltransferase, which translates to MGNICLVVGGRRSGKSYYAQTLAEKIPGPRAFIATCPVLDQEMADRIRKHQEARKSAGWTTIEEPLNLVRAVSSSSGYNVLLIDCLTLWINNLMYESQKNQNSISEDIIFREATNMIQACLSHPGEIILVTNETGLGIVPDNEQTRLFLDLMGRCNQVVSNEADVVVLMVCGQPLFLKNRSPKT; encoded by the coding sequence ATGGGGAATATATGTCTGGTTGTAGGCGGTCGGCGAAGCGGTAAGAGTTATTATGCCCAAACCCTTGCTGAAAAAATTCCCGGCCCTAGAGCTTTTATAGCCACGTGTCCTGTTCTGGATCAAGAAATGGCGGACCGGATCAGAAAACATCAGGAAGCAAGAAAATCCGCCGGCTGGACCACTATCGAAGAACCGCTGAATTTAGTGAGGGCGGTATCTAGCTCAAGTGGATATAATGTCTTGTTGATTGATTGTCTGACGTTATGGATAAACAATCTCATGTACGAGAGTCAAAAGAATCAAAATTCAATTTCTGAAGATATCATTTTCAGAGAAGCGACGAACATGATTCAGGCCTGCTTGTCCCATCCTGGAGAAATTATCCTGGTAACAAATGAGACGGGGTTGGGAATTGTCCCGGACAATGAACAAACACGATTGTTTCTGGATTTGATGGGACGTTGCAATCAAGTCGTTTCCAATGAGGCTGATGTGGTCGTCCTGATGGTATGCGGACAACCTTTATTCTTGAAAAATCGCAGTCCCAAGACATAA
- a CDS encoding ATP-binding protein: protein MRAINDHNVFDKRIIGFLIIDQTGKILYVNPGAQNLAIDKTNIAVGTVLNNVPENRKSLELSVTERNQSRSFKAIISCEPIDIYSGKLRILTIYSSDPCVTSYHETIFSGQRLNSLFCDMMESMLIVDSSNGNILWSNPCANATFGYSPECLVGKHFTCIFPPGSEIKATNVLNEVVCADGVFLTQSFQRSDGQVFYMDLTACLIPWEGDSSAILAVFRDASERKQMEEVRLETERLRSFSELSAGVAHHFNNMLQVIIGFAGLAQIEIETADPRRIKQRLEQIIISSNAAAAAIRSLQDFARCGQPMGSAFRNVVNLKKLAQRAIDLSRLWWRTQSEKRGIVVSIDTDLKEDCYIDVNQDRILEVMINLVKNGLESLSENGTVRVGVESEEHEATFYVQDTGVGIKEADLKRIFDPFWTTKGPTKSGLGLPSAMGIVKQNNGEITVESSEGRGSIFRVKFPATKIFPGARSRQVSKDTAERLTVLLIDEEEKVVESFSDGLVSKGYSVHSANTVEDGLRILDGINVDVIVSDASVQGMSGWDLGRTLKRRFSGLDKKRPILILLTAWGVEDGSKHDLLKAGVDRVLSKPISIEDLVHYIKEILSRNH, encoded by the coding sequence ATGAGAGCGATCAATGATCACAACGTATTTGACAAACGCATTATTGGTTTCTTGATAATCGATCAAACCGGCAAGATTCTGTATGTGAACCCTGGAGCGCAAAATCTGGCGATAGATAAAACGAATATAGCAGTCGGAACAGTTCTCAACAACGTCCCAGAGAATAGAAAGTCCCTTGAGCTTTCTGTAACGGAGCGGAATCAGTCCAGGTCTTTCAAGGCGATAATTTCATGCGAACCGATAGATATTTATAGCGGGAAACTCAGAATCTTGACCATTTATTCTTCGGATCCATGTGTAACATCCTATCATGAGACTATCTTTTCGGGACAAAGACTGAATTCACTGTTTTGCGACATGATGGAAAGCATGCTGATTGTCGATTCTTCTAATGGCAATATTCTGTGGTCTAACCCATGCGCCAACGCGACTTTTGGATATTCCCCTGAATGCTTGGTAGGCAAGCATTTTACTTGTATTTTCCCCCCGGGCTCGGAAATTAAAGCGACAAATGTGCTCAATGAAGTTGTTTGCGCTGACGGAGTATTTTTGACTCAAAGTTTTCAACGTAGTGACGGTCAAGTGTTCTACATGGATCTTACAGCGTGCCTCATCCCATGGGAGGGAGACTCGTCCGCGATACTCGCTGTTTTCAGAGACGCCTCAGAGCGGAAACAAATGGAAGAGGTCCGTTTAGAAACCGAGCGATTGAGATCGTTTTCAGAGCTATCAGCGGGGGTGGCTCATCATTTTAACAACATGCTCCAGGTTATAATTGGCTTCGCCGGCCTTGCCCAAATTGAGATCGAAACGGCAGACCCGCGTCGAATCAAGCAGAGACTGGAACAGATAATTATCAGTTCTAACGCCGCTGCTGCAGCCATTAGAAGTTTACAGGATTTTGCCAGATGTGGTCAGCCCATGGGTTCCGCATTCCGTAATGTGGTTAATCTCAAAAAACTCGCTCAAAGGGCCATAGATTTAAGCCGATTGTGGTGGAGAACACAATCTGAGAAGCGGGGCATAGTTGTTTCGATAGATACAGATTTGAAAGAAGATTGTTACATCGATGTGAATCAGGATCGGATCCTGGAAGTTATGATAAATCTGGTCAAGAATGGTTTGGAATCTCTATCTGAAAATGGAACGGTTCGTGTCGGGGTAGAATCTGAGGAGCACGAAGCCACGTTCTATGTTCAGGATACCGGAGTGGGAATAAAAGAAGCGGATCTCAAAAGAATTTTCGATCCCTTCTGGACGACGAAAGGACCTACAAAAAGTGGGTTGGGATTACCGAGCGCCATGGGAATAGTGAAGCAAAACAACGGGGAAATAACAGTGGAAAGTTCCGAAGGAAGGGGTTCGATTTTTAGAGTCAAGTTTCCCGCAACAAAAATTTTTCCCGGCGCTCGTTCAAGACAAGTCTCTAAAGATACTGCAGAACGCCTGACGGTCCTACTAATTGATGAAGAGGAAAAAGTTGTTGAATCATTCAGCGACGGTCTCGTTTCCAAGGGATATTCAGTTCACAGCGCAAACACTGTTGAGGACGGATTGAGGATTCTGGATGGAATTAACGTAGATGTGATAGTGAGTGACGCCAGTGTTCAAGGAATGAGTGGCTGGGATTTGGGGAGAACCCTGAAAAGAAGATTTTCTGGATTGGACAAAAAACGACCAATCCTGATCTTACTAACGGCCTGGGGGGTCGAAGACGGATCAAAGCATGACTTGTTAAAGGCCGGGGTGGATCGAGTCCTGTCAAAACCAATCTCAATAGAGGATCTCGTACATTACATAAAGGAAATCCTTTCAAGAAACCACTGA
- a CDS encoding acetyl-CoA carboxylase biotin carboxylase subunit, whose amino-acid sequence MFDKILVANRGEIAVRIIRTCKRMGLKSVAVYSEADFRSPYVHDADESCLIGPSRSQDSFLNSEKIIEAALHHGCQAVHPGYGFLSENAEFARMVQEVGLVFIGPPIQAISLLGDKIASKALAIKTGVPVVPGREEPVLSVKEAMAVAKEIGFPVLLKPASGGGGRGMRIVNDMTELPGALEACRAETKKSFGDDRIFVERFVTRPRHIEIQVMADNYGSIIHLGERECSIQRRYQKVIEETPSRAIHESLRVQMGKTACDLARAAGYAGAGTVEFILNEEKNYYFLEMNTRLQVEHPVTELVTDLDLVELQIRIAAGEPLAIKQEDVLIKGWAIEARICAEDPSRGFLPTTGMITRYAIPLGKNIRVDSGIDAGSVITIHYDSLLAKVSAWGANREEARKHLVRALNGYHIEGVTTNLDFVNSVLCHPAFASGDLSTSFIQDYFEDGQSRIPPAEQDLHYMTMAAVLVSHTRRNLVRDSLRPMSPHVGAAEQRPLIHRYVVRSSSDVFEIELEGSEQNRRMDITVNGKQYTVVAPEFEYYRRRLKLYIDGIANMFRLQYLDNHIRTYFCGIVRIFEIYTPLEWSLAQFMLRDIKPIQENSLKCPMPGLITAITVEEGTQVRKGQELLRMESMKMESAVASTRDGQIDQILVRPGQTVETDEVLITFKE is encoded by the coding sequence GTGTTTGACAAAATATTAGTAGCCAATAGAGGCGAGATCGCTGTTCGAATAATTCGCACCTGCAAGCGAATGGGATTGAAATCAGTGGCCGTATATTCAGAGGCGGACTTTAGATCTCCCTACGTTCACGACGCGGATGAGTCTTGTCTCATCGGACCTTCCAGATCTCAGGATTCTTTCCTGAATTCAGAAAAGATCATAGAAGCCGCTTTGCATCACGGATGCCAGGCCGTACATCCCGGATATGGATTCCTATCTGAAAACGCTGAATTTGCAAGGATGGTTCAAGAGGTGGGATTAGTTTTCATTGGACCCCCGATCCAGGCTATTTCCCTGCTAGGTGACAAGATTGCGTCGAAAGCTTTAGCGATTAAAACCGGAGTACCCGTAGTGCCCGGTCGTGAAGAGCCAGTCCTCAGCGTCAAAGAAGCCATGGCCGTGGCTAAGGAAATCGGTTTCCCCGTGCTTCTAAAACCCGCCTCCGGCGGAGGGGGTAGAGGCATGCGAATTGTGAATGACATGACTGAACTACCCGGAGCGCTTGAAGCGTGCAGGGCAGAAACGAAGAAGAGCTTTGGAGATGACCGGATATTCGTGGAACGTTTCGTAACGCGGCCACGACATATAGAAATTCAGGTCATGGCAGACAATTATGGCTCAATTATTCACCTTGGTGAAAGAGAGTGCTCGATACAACGGCGTTATCAGAAAGTAATTGAGGAAACTCCTTCCAGGGCGATACACGAATCGCTTCGCGTTCAAATGGGTAAAACAGCCTGTGATCTAGCCAGGGCAGCCGGCTACGCGGGAGCCGGCACGGTGGAGTTTATTTTAAATGAAGAAAAAAATTATTATTTCCTTGAGATGAATACCCGCCTCCAGGTTGAACACCCCGTGACTGAGTTAGTAACTGACTTGGATTTGGTTGAACTTCAGATCCGGATTGCCGCAGGGGAACCACTTGCCATCAAACAGGAAGATGTATTGATAAAAGGGTGGGCTATAGAGGCCCGGATATGCGCGGAAGATCCCTCACGCGGTTTTCTTCCAACCACCGGCATGATAACCCGCTATGCCATTCCTCTCGGCAAGAACATACGAGTAGACAGCGGCATTGACGCTGGAAGCGTTATCACTATTCATTATGATAGCTTACTAGCGAAGGTGTCCGCATGGGGAGCGAATCGGGAAGAAGCTCGAAAGCATCTGGTACGTGCGCTGAACGGGTATCATATTGAGGGAGTCACAACAAATCTGGATTTTGTTAACTCCGTACTCTGTCACCCGGCTTTTGCGAGCGGCGACTTGTCAACCAGTTTCATTCAGGATTATTTTGAAGATGGGCAAAGTCGTATTCCACCTGCTGAACAGGATCTTCATTATATGACTATGGCCGCAGTCTTGGTATCTCACACTAGACGAAATCTGGTCCGGGATTCTCTGAGACCTATGAGTCCACATGTTGGGGCTGCTGAACAGCGTCCCTTGATACACAGGTATGTAGTCCGATCATCCTCTGATGTCTTCGAGATAGAATTGGAAGGCTCAGAGCAAAACAGAAGAATGGACATCACTGTAAATGGGAAACAATACACGGTCGTGGCACCTGAATTTGAATATTACAGGAGACGTTTAAAGCTCTACATTGACGGAATCGCCAACATGTTTCGCCTTCAGTACCTGGACAACCATATCAGGACCTATTTTTGCGGAATAGTCCGTATCTTTGAAATCTACACGCCTCTTGAATGGAGCCTTGCCCAGTTTATGCTTAGGGACATCAAACCTATCCAGGAAAACTCTTTGAAATGTCCCATGCCAGGCCTAATAACAGCGATAACTGTTGAAGAAGGAACTCAGGTTCGTAAGGGCCAGGAATTGCTTCGCATGGAATCCATGAAAATGGAAAGCGCTGTCGCGTCCACACGAGACGGTCAAATAGATCAGATTTTGGTGCGCCCCGGCCAAACTGTCGAAACAGATGAAGTCCTGATCACGTTCAAAGAATAA